In Vibrio sp. FE10, the following are encoded in one genomic region:
- a CDS encoding efflux RND transporter periplasmic adaptor subunit codes for MKKWTFFMLLIAVLLFGSVIGFNMFKQQKIAEYMANRPEPEFPVTVTEVQPIDWIPVIEAIGFIEPNQGVTLANETSGVIDQISFESGTDVKNGQQLVRLDSDVEKANLKSSEARLPAAKAKYKRYQGLFKKGSISKEAYDEAEANYFSLSADIESLKASIERREIRAPFDGKVGIRNVYLGQYLQSGTDIVRLEDTSVMRLRFTVSQTDISRINVGQAIDIFVDAYPETPFEGSISAIEPAVSIQSGLIQVQADIPNNDGKLRSGMFARANIILPKLENQVTLPQTAITFTLYGDNVYILTEEDGVQRVAQHVVKVGERTADIAHILEGVKAGDTVVTSGQVRLSNGAKVKVVESDAITPPSETPKL; via the coding sequence ATGAAAAAGTGGACTTTCTTCATGTTACTCATCGCTGTACTGCTTTTCGGCAGCGTTATCGGGTTCAACATGTTCAAACAACAAAAAATTGCTGAGTACATGGCAAACCGTCCTGAGCCAGAGTTTCCGGTAACAGTGACTGAAGTTCAGCCGATCGACTGGATTCCAGTGATTGAAGCGATTGGTTTCATCGAACCAAACCAAGGTGTAACACTGGCTAACGAAACCAGCGGCGTTATTGATCAAATCTCTTTCGAATCAGGCACTGACGTTAAAAACGGCCAGCAACTTGTTCGTTTAGATTCAGATGTTGAGAAAGCGAACCTGAAAAGTTCGGAAGCGCGTTTACCTGCTGCAAAAGCAAAGTACAAGCGTTACCAAGGTCTATTCAAGAAAGGCTCTATCTCTAAAGAAGCATACGATGAAGCAGAAGCGAACTACTTCTCTCTATCGGCTGATATTGAAAGCCTGAAAGCGTCGATCGAACGTCGTGAAATCCGCGCACCATTCGATGGTAAAGTCGGTATCCGTAATGTGTATCTAGGTCAATACCTGCAGTCAGGTACTGATATCGTTCGTTTAGAAGATACCAGTGTTATGCGCCTGCGCTTTACGGTTTCTCAAACAGACATCTCACGCATTAATGTCGGTCAAGCTATCGATATCTTCGTTGACGCTTACCCTGAGACGCCTTTCGAAGGTTCTATCAGCGCAATCGAACCGGCAGTAAGTATCCAAAGTGGTTTGATCCAAGTTCAAGCAGACATTCCAAACAATGATGGCAAGCTTCGTAGCGGTATGTTCGCGCGTGCCAACATCATTCTGCCTAAGCTAGAGAACCAAGTAACACTACCTCAAACAGCAATCACCTTCACACTATACGGTGACAATGTTTACATCCTAACGGAAGAAGACGGTGTTCAACGTGTTGCTCAACATGTTGTAAAAGTAGGTGAACGTACCGCTGATATTGCTCACATCCTTGAGGGTGTTAAAGCGGGCGATACGGTTGTAACTTCTGGCCAAGTTCGTCTAAGTAACGGTGCCAAAGTTAAGGTTGTGGAAAGTGATGCGATCACGCCACCATCTGAAACACCTAAGCTGTAA
- a CDS encoding TetR/AcrR family transcriptional regulator, translated as MTNNTSQDKRLQILSAAEKLIAEVGFQGLSMQKLAKEAGVAAGTIYRYFDDKDHLIEDVRIQVTQRVADAVQNGVNDSDSIKLRYRTMWLNIWNLAGTNPAAIKNRVQYDSLPAINSMAFRELERKMFAQVELLFNEGKEQGIFKPLNNEILSGLSLAASVSLARKHSLGFYQMDEAALEAAIEASWDAIITH; from the coding sequence ATGACCAATAATACATCTCAAGATAAACGTTTACAGATACTCTCTGCTGCGGAAAAGTTAATTGCCGAGGTAGGCTTTCAAGGCTTATCAATGCAAAAACTGGCCAAAGAAGCAGGTGTGGCTGCCGGTACTATTTATCGATATTTCGATGATAAAGACCATTTAATTGAAGATGTTCGCATTCAGGTAACTCAAAGAGTCGCGGACGCTGTTCAAAATGGTGTTAATGATTCAGATTCAATAAAGCTACGTTATAGAACTATGTGGTTAAACATATGGAACCTAGCGGGCACGAACCCTGCAGCAATCAAAAACAGGGTTCAGTACGATTCTCTACCTGCAATAAATAGCATGGCATTTAGGGAACTTGAAAGAAAAATGTTTGCCCAAGTTGAGCTACTGTTTAACGAGGGTAAAGAGCAAGGAATTTTTAAACCACTCAATAATGAAATTTTAAGTGGTTTAAGTTTAGCCGCTAGCGTGTCACTTGCACGCAAGCACTCTTTAGGTTTTTACCAAATGGATGAGGCCGCATTAGAAGCAGCCATTGAAGCCAGTTGGGACGCAATAATTACACACTAG
- a CDS encoding multidrug efflux RND transporter permease subunit — translation MRFTDVFIKRPVLAVSISFLIALLGLQAIFKMQVREYPEMTNTVVTVTTSYYGASADLIQGFITQPLEQAVAQADNIDYMTSSSVLGSSTITVNMKLNTDPNAALSDILAKTNSVRSQLPKEAEDPTVTMSTGSTTAVLYIGFTSDELVSSQITDYLERVINPQLFTVNGVSKVDLYGGMKYALRVWLDPSKMAAVNLTATDVMSVLDANNYQSATGQATGEFVLYNGSADTQVSNTEELENLVVKSGEGEIIRLSDIAKVSLEKSHDIYRASANGKEAVVAAINAAPSANPINIAADVLELLPQLEKNLPSNISMNIMYDSTIAINESIQEVIKTILEAALIVLVVITLFLGSFRAVLIPIVTIPLSLIGVAMVMQAMGFSWNLMTLLAMVLAIGLVVDDAIVVLENVDRHIKLGESPFRAAIIGTREIAVPVIAMTLTLGAVYAPIAMMGGITGSLFKEFALTLAGAVFVSGIVALTLSPMMCSKMLKAHAEPSKFEKKVHSVLDGMTNRYERMLGAVMQHRPVFIGFAIIVFASLPLLFKFIPSELAPSEDKGVIMLMGTAPSNANLDYMQNTMNDVNSLLSDQPEVAYAQVFTGVPNANQAFGIASMVPWSEREASQSEVANRVGNLVKDVPGMAVTAFQMPELPGAGSGLPVQFVITTPNSFESLFQITTEILAEVSTNPLFVYSDLDLNYDSATMKIHIDKDKAGAYGVTMQDIGITLGTMMSDGYVNRIDLNGRSYEVIPQVERKFRLNPESMNNYYVRGADGKAIPLGSLITIDVVAEPRSLPHFNQLNSATIGAVPAPGAAMGDAINWFEDIAATKLPSGYNHDYMGEARQYVTEGSALYATFGLALAIIFLVLAIQFESLKDPLVIMVSVPLAICGALIALAWGAATMNIYSQVGLITLVGLITKHGILICEVAKEEQLHNGKTRIEAVMEAAKVRLRPILMTTAAMIAGLIPLMYATGAGAAQRFSIGIVIVAGLAIGTLFTLFVLPVIYSYLAEKHKPLPIFVEDKDLEKLARVDEAKAAHRELADNK, via the coding sequence ATGCGCTTTACTGATGTTTTTATTAAACGTCCAGTTCTAGCGGTATCCATCAGCTTTTTGATTGCGCTGCTTGGTCTACAAGCAATCTTCAAAATGCAGGTGCGTGAATACCCTGAAATGACGAATACCGTGGTAACCGTAACAACGAGTTACTACGGTGCAAGTGCCGATCTTATCCAAGGCTTTATAACCCAGCCCCTCGAACAGGCTGTGGCTCAAGCGGATAATATCGACTATATGACTTCATCTTCGGTACTGGGTAGTTCAACTATCACAGTTAACATGAAGTTGAACACCGACCCGAATGCGGCGCTGTCTGACATACTGGCCAAGACAAACTCGGTGCGTTCTCAGCTTCCAAAAGAAGCCGAAGATCCAACCGTAACCATGTCGACCGGTTCAACGACCGCGGTACTTTATATTGGCTTTACCAGTGATGAGCTCGTATCAAGCCAAATTACCGATTATCTAGAGCGTGTAATCAACCCGCAGCTATTTACGGTGAATGGTGTATCTAAAGTCGACCTTTATGGTGGTATGAAATACGCACTGCGCGTATGGCTAGATCCGTCAAAAATGGCAGCTGTTAACTTAACCGCGACTGATGTTATGTCGGTATTGGATGCTAACAACTACCAATCAGCGACAGGTCAAGCTACCGGCGAATTCGTTCTTTATAACGGCAGTGCCGATACGCAAGTATCAAACACTGAAGAGCTAGAGAACTTGGTCGTTAAAAGTGGTGAAGGTGAAATTATTCGCCTGTCTGACATCGCTAAGGTTTCTTTAGAGAAAAGCCACGATATTTACCGAGCGAGTGCAAACGGTAAGGAAGCGGTTGTTGCAGCAATTAACGCGGCACCAAGTGCGAACCCTATCAACATTGCCGCTGATGTTCTTGAGCTTCTTCCTCAATTAGAGAAGAACCTTCCAAGTAACATCTCGATGAATATCATGTATGACTCGACTATTGCGATTAATGAATCCATTCAAGAGGTTATTAAAACCATTCTTGAAGCGGCATTAATTGTACTGGTCGTAATTACTTTGTTCTTAGGTTCATTCCGTGCGGTTCTTATCCCGATCGTTACTATCCCACTATCTCTAATTGGTGTGGCTATGGTAATGCAGGCGATGGGTTTCTCTTGGAACCTAATGACGCTACTGGCAATGGTACTGGCTATCGGCTTAGTAGTTGATGATGCCATCGTTGTATTGGAAAACGTCGACCGGCATATAAAATTAGGGGAGTCACCTTTCCGAGCAGCCATCATCGGTACTCGTGAAATTGCAGTACCCGTTATCGCAATGACACTAACGCTAGGTGCGGTATACGCTCCTATCGCAATGATGGGTGGTATCACAGGCTCATTGTTTAAAGAGTTTGCACTAACCCTGGCTGGTGCTGTTTTTGTATCGGGTATTGTGGCGTTAACGTTATCGCCAATGATGTGTTCAAAAATGCTCAAAGCTCACGCCGAGCCAAGCAAGTTTGAGAAGAAGGTACATAGCGTACTAGACGGCATGACCAATCGCTACGAGCGTATGCTTGGCGCGGTAATGCAGCATCGTCCAGTCTTCATTGGCTTCGCTATCATCGTATTTGCAAGTTTGCCACTGTTATTCAAGTTCATCCCTAGTGAGTTAGCACCTTCGGAAGATAAAGGTGTAATCATGCTGATGGGTACAGCACCTTCGAATGCGAACTTAGACTACATGCAAAACACCATGAATGACGTAAATAGCCTTCTGTCTGATCAGCCAGAAGTCGCGTATGCGCAGGTGTTTACTGGTGTTCCTAATGCAAACCAAGCCTTTGGTATTGCATCAATGGTTCCATGGAGTGAGCGTGAAGCAAGCCAGTCTGAAGTAGCAAACCGTGTTGGTAACTTGGTGAAAGATGTTCCTGGTATGGCCGTAACAGCCTTCCAAATGCCAGAACTTCCAGGCGCAGGTTCAGGCCTTCCTGTTCAGTTTGTTATTACAACACCGAACAGCTTCGAGAGCCTATTCCAAATCACGACAGAGATCTTAGCCGAAGTATCTACTAACCCGCTGTTCGTTTATTCAGATCTTGATTTGAACTACGACTCAGCAACGATGAAGATCCATATCGACAAAGACAAAGCGGGCGCTTACGGCGTGACGATGCAAGACATTGGTATCACTCTAGGTACTATGATGTCTGATGGTTACGTAAACCGTATCGACTTGAATGGTCGTTCTTACGAGGTTATCCCTCAAGTTGAACGTAAGTTCCGTCTAAACCCTGAATCAATGAACAACTACTATGTTCGTGGCGCAGATGGTAAAGCAATTCCTCTAGGCAGTTTAATTACGATTGATGTTGTGGCAGAGCCTCGTTCTCTTCCTCACTTCAACCAATTAAACTCAGCAACGATTGGTGCAGTACCAGCTCCTGGCGCAGCCATGGGTGATGCGATCAATTGGTTTGAAGACATTGCAGCAACCAAGCTACCAAGCGGTTACAACCATGACTACATGGGTGAAGCTCGTCAGTACGTAACAGAAGGCAGCGCACTATACGCGACCTTTGGTTTGGCTCTGGCTATTATCTTCTTGGTTCTAGCGATTCAATTTGAATCTCTAAAAGATCCATTGGTTATCATGGTATCTGTACCACTTGCTATCTGTGGGGCACTTATTGCCTTGGCTTGGGGCGCGGCGACCATGAACATCTACTCACAAGTAGGTCTCATAACCTTGGTCGGCTTGATTACCAAACACGGTATCTTAATCTGTGAAGTAGCAAAAGAAGAGCAACTGCACAATGGCAAGACGCGTATTGAAGCCGTTATGGAAGCTGCGAAGGTTCGTCTTCGTCCAATCCTAATGACTACTGCTGCGATGATTGCGGGTCTAATCCCACTAATGTATGCAACGGGCGCAGGTGCGGCTCAACGTTTCAGTATCGGTATTGTAATCGTTGCTGGTCTAGCAATCGGTACATTGTTTACCTTGTTTGTACTGCCAGTAATCTACAGCTACCTAGCAGAGAAGCACAAACCTCTACCTATATTTGTTGAAGACAAAGACCTAGAAAAACTAGCTCGCGTCGATGAAGCAAA
- a CDS encoding c-type cytochrome encodes MDMSRRILTVVIAALTFSTGVMASGLSEAEQDLIAERIKPVGQVYLIGSEPVVAEPTGPRDGAAVYGTFCIACHASGVSGAPKTGDAGDWAPRIAQGRDILADHAINGFNAMPAKGSCMDCSDDEIKDAIEHMIAGL; translated from the coding sequence ATGGATATGTCTCGTCGAATTTTAACTGTTGTTATCGCAGCTTTAACCTTTTCTACTGGCGTTATGGCTTCAGGCCTAAGTGAAGCGGAGCAAGATCTTATTGCTGAGCGCATCAAACCAGTTGGTCAAGTATACCTAATCGGTAGTGAGCCAGTCGTTGCTGAACCAACAGGCCCTCGTGATGGCGCAGCAGTTTACGGAACCTTCTGTATTGCTTGTCACGCATCAGGTGTGAGCGGTGCGCCAAAAACTGGTGATGCGGGTGATTGGGCTCCACGAATTGCACAAGGCCGAGACATCCTAGCAGATCACGCAATCAACGGTTTCAATGCAATGCCTGCTAAAGGTTCATGTATGGACTGTTCTGACGATGAAATCAAAGATGCTATCGAGCACATGATTGCTGGCCTGTAA
- the rep gene encoding DNA helicase Rep, whose translation MKLNPRQDEAVKYVSGPCLVLAGAGSGKTRVITNKIAYLVQECGYKARNIAAVTFTNKAAREMKERVGQTLGKGESKGLIVSTFHTMGLTIIRREYKALGLKAGFSLFDDQDQLALLKELTEKQIDGDKDLLRALMSTISNWKNDMLTPDQAKARAQGEQEQLFAFCFEMYQKQMKAYNALDFDDLIAMPVLLLKTNQEVRERWQSRIRYLLVDEYQDTNTSQYELVRLLVGERGRLTVVGDDDQSIYSWRGAKPQNLVLLGEDYPNLRLIKLEQNYRSTSRILRAANILIANNPHVYEKSLFSEIPDGEKLKVLNAKNEEHEAERITGEIIAHKFLNRTEYKDYAVLYRGNHQSRLIEKALMQNRVPYKISGGTSFFARAEIKDIMAYLRVLVNPDDDNAFLRIVNTPRREIGPVTLEKLGSYANMRGKSLFEASFEMGLEQTLTGRGLENLRRFSDWIVRISDNAERGNTVEAVRSLVRDINYEDWLYETSPSPKAAEMRMKNVSDLYSWIVADLEGDNYDKEEKTLREVVQRLTLRDMMERGEDNDDADQVQLMTLHASKGLEFPYVFLMGAEEGILPHQTSVDEGNVEEERRLMYVGITRAQKELTFTKCRERRQYGELIKPTQSRFLDELPHEDVEWESVKKPQSAEERMEKGQAHIANIRAMFNKK comes from the coding sequence ATGAAACTGAACCCAAGACAAGATGAAGCTGTGAAATACGTCTCTGGTCCTTGCCTCGTTTTAGCGGGCGCAGGCTCAGGTAAAACACGTGTAATCACCAATAAAATCGCTTATTTGGTTCAGGAATGTGGTTATAAAGCTCGTAACATTGCTGCGGTAACTTTTACTAATAAAGCGGCACGTGAAATGAAAGAGCGTGTTGGACAAACTTTAGGGAAAGGCGAGTCGAAAGGACTTATTGTTTCGACCTTCCATACCATGGGCCTTACGATCATCCGTCGTGAGTACAAAGCGCTTGGCTTAAAAGCGGGTTTTTCTCTATTTGATGATCAAGACCAGTTAGCTTTATTAAAAGAACTAACCGAGAAACAAATCGATGGTGATAAGGATTTGTTACGTGCATTGATGAGCACTATTTCAAATTGGAAAAATGACATGCTCACGCCAGATCAGGCGAAAGCACGTGCTCAAGGTGAACAAGAGCAGTTATTTGCATTCTGTTTTGAGATGTATCAAAAACAAATGAAGGCTTATAACGCATTAGACTTCGATGATTTGATCGCAATGCCTGTTTTGCTATTGAAAACCAATCAAGAAGTTCGTGAGCGTTGGCAGTCACGCATTCGTTACCTATTGGTCGATGAGTATCAAGATACCAACACCAGTCAATATGAATTGGTTCGCTTGCTTGTCGGTGAACGCGGTCGTTTGACCGTTGTTGGCGATGATGACCAATCTATCTATTCATGGCGTGGTGCGAAACCACAAAACTTGGTGTTACTTGGCGAAGATTACCCAAATCTACGCCTGATTAAGCTTGAGCAAAACTACCGCTCAACCAGTCGTATCTTGCGTGCGGCGAACATCTTGATCGCCAATAACCCGCACGTTTACGAGAAGTCGCTGTTCTCTGAGATCCCTGATGGCGAAAAGCTCAAAGTACTTAACGCCAAGAATGAAGAGCACGAAGCCGAACGTATTACTGGCGAAATCATTGCGCATAAATTTTTGAATCGCACTGAATACAAAGATTATGCGGTGCTTTATCGAGGCAACCACCAGTCTCGATTGATTGAAAAAGCGCTGATGCAAAACCGTGTGCCTTACAAGATCTCTGGCGGTACCTCTTTCTTCGCTAGAGCTGAGATAAAAGACATCATGGCTTACCTGCGAGTATTGGTGAATCCGGATGATGACAATGCCTTCCTACGTATTGTGAACACCCCACGTCGCGAGATTGGCCCTGTTACACTAGAGAAGCTGGGCAGTTACGCCAATATGCGAGGCAAAAGCCTATTTGAAGCCAGCTTCGAAATGGGGTTAGAACAGACATTGACCGGCCGTGGTCTAGAAAATCTGCGACGTTTTTCTGATTGGATTGTTCGTATCTCCGATAATGCTGAGCGTGGAAACACCGTTGAAGCGGTAAGATCCTTGGTTCGTGACATCAATTATGAAGACTGGCTCTACGAAACCTCTCCAAGCCCGAAAGCCGCAGAGATGCGAATGAAGAACGTGTCTGATCTCTATAGTTGGATTGTTGCCGATCTAGAAGGCGATAATTACGATAAAGAAGAGAAGACACTTCGCGAAGTGGTTCAACGTTTAACCCTGCGTGACATGATGGAACGTGGTGAAGATAACGACGATGCAGACCAAGTTCAATTAATGACGCTGCATGCTTCGAAAGGCCTAGAGTTTCCTTATGTATTCTTGATGGGGGCAGAAGAGGGCATTCTTCCACACCAAACCAGTGTTGATGAAGGTAATGTAGAAGAAGAACGTCGTCTTATGTATGTAGGCATTACTCGAGCGCAAAAAGAGCTGACTTTCACTAAGTGTCGTGAGCGTAGACAGTACGGTGAGTTGATCAAGCCGACACAAAGCCGCTTCCTAGATGAATTGCCTCATGAGGATGTGGAGTGGGAATCGGTGAAAAAGCCGCAGTCGGCTGAAGAGAGAATGGAAAAAGGTCAGGCACACATTGCGAATATTCGTGCGATGTTTAATAAGAAGTAA